A genomic window from Arvicola amphibius chromosome 5, mArvAmp1.2, whole genome shotgun sequence includes:
- the B4galt5 gene encoding beta-1,4-galactosyltransferase 5 isoform X1 — MRARRGLLRLPRRSLLAALFFFSLSSSLLYFVYVAPGIVNTYLFMVQAQGILLRDNVRTIGAQVYEQVVRSAYAKRNSSLNDSDYHLDLNHSEAFPPTTTFLPEDFTYFANHPCPERLPSMKGPIDINMSEIRMDDIHELFSRDPAIKLGGHWKPSDCVPRWKVAILIPFRNRHEHLPVLLRHLLPMLQRQRLQFAFYVVEQVGTQPFNRAMLFNVGFQEAMKDLDWDCLIFHDVDHIPESDRNYYGCGQMPRHFATKLDKYMYLLPYAEFFGGVSGLTVEQFRKINGFPNAFWGWGGEDDDLWNRVQNAGYSVSRPEGDTGKYKSIPHHHRGEVQFLGRYALLRKSKERQGLDGLNNLNYFANITYDALYKNITVNLTPELAQVTEY, encoded by the exons TGAATACCTACCTCTTCATGGTGCAGGCTCAAGGCATCCTGCTTCGGGACAATGTGAGGACCATTGGTGCCCAGGTGTATGAGCAGGTGGTCCGAAGCGCCTATGCCAAGAGGAACAGTAGCCTGAACGACTCAG aTTATCATCTGGACTTGAACCACAGTGAAGCCTTCCCCCCAACCACGACATTTCTTCCTGAAGATTTCACCTACTTTGCCAACCACCCTTGCCCAGAGAGGCTCCCTTCCATGA AGGGCCCGATAGATATAAACATGAGTGAGATCAGAATGGACGATATTCACGAGCTCTTCTCCAGAGACCCAGCCATCAAGCTTGGAGGTCACTGGAAGCCTTCGGACTGTGTGCCTCGATGGAAG GTGGCCATCCTCATCCCCTTCCGGAACCGCCATGAGCACCTCCCAGTCCTCCTGCGACACCTGCTCCCAATGCTTCAGCGCCAGCGCCTGCAGTTTGCCTTCTATGTGGTTGAGCAA gttggtaCCCAGCCCTTTAACCGAGCCATGCTTTTCAATGTCGGCTTTCAAGAAGCCATGAAGGACTTGGATTGGGACTGCCTGATCTTCCATGATGTGGATCACATACCCGAGAGCGACCGCAACTACTATGGCTGTGGACAAATGCCCAGGCACTTTGCAACCAAACTGGACAAATACATGTACCT GCTTCCCTACGCAGAGTTTTTTGGTGGAGTGAGCGGCCTGACTGTAGAACAGTTTCGGAAAATCAATGGCTTTCCTAATGCCttctggggctggggtggagaaGATGACGATCTGTGGAACAG GGTACAGAATGCGGGCTATTCTGTGAGCCGGCCAGAAGGGGACACAGGAAAATACAAGTCCATTCCTCACCACCATCGAGGAGAAGTCCAGTTTCTTGGAAG GTATGCTCTGCTGAGGAAGTCAAAGGAGCGGCAAGGGCTAGACGGCCTCAACAACCTGAACTACTTTGCAAACATCACATACGACGCCTTGTATAAAAACATAACTGTGAACTTGACACCCGAGCTGGCTCAGGTGACTGAGTACTGA
- the B4galt5 gene encoding beta-1,4-galactosyltransferase 5 isoform X2, with protein sequence MVQAQGILLRDNVRTIGAQVYEQVVRSAYAKRNSSLNDSDYHLDLNHSEAFPPTTTFLPEDFTYFANHPCPERLPSMKGPIDINMSEIRMDDIHELFSRDPAIKLGGHWKPSDCVPRWKVAILIPFRNRHEHLPVLLRHLLPMLQRQRLQFAFYVVEQVGTQPFNRAMLFNVGFQEAMKDLDWDCLIFHDVDHIPESDRNYYGCGQMPRHFATKLDKYMYLLPYAEFFGGVSGLTVEQFRKINGFPNAFWGWGGEDDDLWNRVQNAGYSVSRPEGDTGKYKSIPHHHRGEVQFLGRYALLRKSKERQGLDGLNNLNYFANITYDALYKNITVNLTPELAQVTEY encoded by the exons ATGGTGCAGGCTCAAGGCATCCTGCTTCGGGACAATGTGAGGACCATTGGTGCCCAGGTGTATGAGCAGGTGGTCCGAAGCGCCTATGCCAAGAGGAACAGTAGCCTGAACGACTCAG aTTATCATCTGGACTTGAACCACAGTGAAGCCTTCCCCCCAACCACGACATTTCTTCCTGAAGATTTCACCTACTTTGCCAACCACCCTTGCCCAGAGAGGCTCCCTTCCATGA AGGGCCCGATAGATATAAACATGAGTGAGATCAGAATGGACGATATTCACGAGCTCTTCTCCAGAGACCCAGCCATCAAGCTTGGAGGTCACTGGAAGCCTTCGGACTGTGTGCCTCGATGGAAG GTGGCCATCCTCATCCCCTTCCGGAACCGCCATGAGCACCTCCCAGTCCTCCTGCGACACCTGCTCCCAATGCTTCAGCGCCAGCGCCTGCAGTTTGCCTTCTATGTGGTTGAGCAA gttggtaCCCAGCCCTTTAACCGAGCCATGCTTTTCAATGTCGGCTTTCAAGAAGCCATGAAGGACTTGGATTGGGACTGCCTGATCTTCCATGATGTGGATCACATACCCGAGAGCGACCGCAACTACTATGGCTGTGGACAAATGCCCAGGCACTTTGCAACCAAACTGGACAAATACATGTACCT GCTTCCCTACGCAGAGTTTTTTGGTGGAGTGAGCGGCCTGACTGTAGAACAGTTTCGGAAAATCAATGGCTTTCCTAATGCCttctggggctggggtggagaaGATGACGATCTGTGGAACAG GGTACAGAATGCGGGCTATTCTGTGAGCCGGCCAGAAGGGGACACAGGAAAATACAAGTCCATTCCTCACCACCATCGAGGAGAAGTCCAGTTTCTTGGAAG GTATGCTCTGCTGAGGAAGTCAAAGGAGCGGCAAGGGCTAGACGGCCTCAACAACCTGAACTACTTTGCAAACATCACATACGACGCCTTGTATAAAAACATAACTGTGAACTTGACACCCGAGCTGGCTCAGGTGACTGAGTACTGA